In the Engystomops pustulosus chromosome 2, aEngPut4.maternal, whole genome shotgun sequence genome, one interval contains:
- the RND1 gene encoding rho-related GTP-binding protein Rho6 has product MKERRNPQPAVVRCKLVLVGDVHCGKTAMLQVLAKDCYPETYVPTVFENYTASLETEENRVELSLWDTSGSPYYDNVRPLCYSDSDAVLLCFDISRPESLDSALKKWKTEILDYCPNTRILLIGCKTDLRTDFSTIMELSNQKQTPVSYEQGCAAAKQLGAESYLECSAFTSEKSVHSIFRSASSLCLSKPTPPNRRSPVRSLSKRLLNLPSRSELISSTFKKEKAKSCCLM; this is encoded by the exons ATGAAGGAGAGAAGGAATCCTCAGCCTGCCGTGGTCCGGTGCAAGCTGGTGCTGGTGGGGGACGTGCACTGCGGGAAGACGGCCATGCTACAAGTGCTGGCCAAGGACTGCTACCCCGAG ACATATGTACCCACAGTGTTTGAAAACTACACAGCTAGCTTGGAGACGGAGGAGAACCGTGTGGAGCTCAGCTTATGGGACACATCAG GTTCCCCATATTACGATAATGTCCGCCCCCTCTGCTACAGTGACTCTGATGCCGTCTTATTGTGCTTTGATATAAGCCGACCAGAAAGTCTTGATAGTGCATTAAAGAAG TGGAAGACAGAAATCCTAGACTACTGCCCCAACACGAGGATACTCCTGATCGGCTGCAAAACAGATTTAAGGACTGACTTTAGCACAATAATGGAACTGTCCAACCAGAAACAGACTCCTGTGTCCTATGAGCAG GGTTGTGCAGCCGCCAAGCAGCTAGGAGCGGAGAGCTATCTAGAGTGTTCGGCCTTCACATCAGAAAAAAGTGTGCACAGCATATTTCGTTCTGCGTCCTCACTCTGTCTGTCCAAGCCCACACCCCCCAACCGCAGAAGCCCTGTCCGGAGTTTATCCAAGAGACTTTTAAATTTGCCCAGCCGTTCTGAATTAATTTCTTCTACTTTTAAGAAAGAGAAGGCCAAGAGCTGTTGCCTGATGTAG